The Colias croceus chromosome 11, ilColCroc2.1 genome has a segment encoding these proteins:
- the LOC123695349 gene encoding mitochondrial dicarboxylate carrier, whose amino-acid sequence MGMDKEVRISKWYFGGLASAGAACVTHPLDLLKVQMQTQKGKNISMFKLTGIVLRNQGIMGLYNGISASLLRQLTYSTARFGIYEVAKQSFAPRDGKVIPFYMSALLAGLGGFAGGFVGNPADLVNVRMQNDIKLPPEQRRNYKNAIHGLYRVAAQEGVVRLWAGASMTCSRAALMTIGQLSFYDLIKGMLVTTPYFGDNVATHVTSSLLAGAIATTMTQPVDVLKTRAMNAKPGEISGILSLVTNTAKEGPLAFFKGYIPAFVRLAPHTILTFVFLEQLRMNFGVVKIKVLE is encoded by the exons ATGGGCATGGATAAAGAAGTGCGAATATCAAAATGGTACTTTGGAGGCCTGGCATCTGCGGGAGCGGCTTGTGTGACCCATCCTTTGGATTTACTTAAAGTTCAAATGCAGACacaaaaaggaaaaaatatatccatGTTTAAACTCACTGGAATAGTCTTAAGAAATCaag GTATTATGGGATTGTATAATGGAATATCTGCATCACTTCTGCGCCAATTGACATATTCAACAGCAAGATTTGGTATATATGAAGTAGCTAAACAAAGCTTTGCCCCAAGAGAT GGCAAAGTCATACCATTCTACATGTCAGCTCTTCTAGCTGGTCTTGGAGGGTTTGCTGGTGGATTTGTGGGAAATCCTGCAGATTTAGTCAATGTCAGGATGCAAAATGATATCAAACTACCTCCAGAACAGAGACGCAA ttataaaaatgcaattcACGGATTATACCGCGTGGCGGCTCAAGAGGGCGTGGTACGTCTGTGGGCGGGCGCTTCTATGACGTGCAGTAGAGCGGCGCTTATGACGATCGGACAGCTCTCGTTCTATGATCTGATTAAAGGAATGCTAGTCACAACCCCATATTTCGGTGATAATGTTGCTACACATGTTACTTCGAGTTTATTGGCT GGAGCAATAGCAACAACAATGACTCAACCAGTTGATGTTCTGAAGACTAGAGCAATGAACGCCAAACCCGGTGAAATTAGCGGCATTTTAAGCCTTGTCACAAATACAGCCAAAGAGGGACCTCTTGCATTCTTCAAAGGATACATTCCGGCTTTCGTTAGACTTGCGCCACACACTATCCTAACCTTTGTGTTCTTAGAACAACTTAGAATGAACTTTGGTGTTGTTAAAATCAAGGTATTGGAGTAA